The following coding sequences lie in one Cannabis sativa cultivar Pink pepper isolate KNU-18-1 chromosome 5, ASM2916894v1, whole genome shotgun sequence genomic window:
- the LOC133037932 gene encoding uncharacterized protein LOC133037932 isoform X1 encodes MANREHLEKMQLRQNYRNLWHTSLMNTIQADTPYCCLSLFCAPCVSYLLRKRALYNDMSRYVCCAGYMPCSGRCGESRCPEFCLATEVVLCFGNSVASTRFLLQDEFNIQTTQCDNCIIGFMFCLQQVACIFSIVAMIVGSEEISEASQLLSCLAEMVYCTVCACMQTQHKVEMDKRDEKFGPQPVMAVPPVQQMSRIDQQIPPSVGYAHQPAYAYPPAQQAQGYPAPGYPPAQYPPPGYPPSGYSR; translated from the exons ATGGCGAATCGAGAGCACCTTGAGAAGATGCAACTTCGCCAGAATTATCGAAATCTCTGGCACACTAGCCTCATGAACACTATTCAGGCCGATACTCCTt ATTGTTGCCTTTCCTTGTTTTG tGCTCCTTGTGTATCATATTTGCTAAGGAAACGAGCCCTATACAATGACATGTCAAG ATATGTATGCTGCGCAGGTTATATGCCTTGCAGTGGAAGGTGTGGAGAAAGTAGATGTCCAGAATTTTGCCTGGCAACTGAG GTTGTTCTCTGCTTTGGAAATTCTGTGGCCTCAACACGCTTTTTGTTGCAAGACGAGTTCAACATACAAACTACACAATGTGATAATTGCATCATT GGTTTTATGTTCTGCCTACAGCAAGTTGCGTGCATTTTCTCCATAGTTGCAATGATTGTTGGAAGTGAAGAAATTTCTGAGGCTTCTCAATTGTTGTCTTGTTTGGCTGAGATGGTCTACTGCAC GGTGTGTGCATGCATGCAG ACGCAACACAAGGTTGAAATGGACAAAAGAGATGAGAAGTTTGGGCCTCAGCCAGTGATGGCAGTTCCTCCTGTTCAGCAAATGTCTCGAATCGATCAGCAAATTCCTCCCTCGGTTGGATATGCACATCAACCAGCTTATGCTTACCCTCCTGCTCAACAGGCTCAAGGTTATCCAGCTCCAGGGTATCCTCCAGCTCAATATCCGCCCCCTGGTTATCCACCCTCTGGCTATTCCAGgtga
- the LOC133037932 gene encoding uncharacterized protein LOC133037932 isoform X2, whose translation MSRYVCCAGYMPCSGRCGESRCPEFCLATEVVLCFGNSVASTRFLLQDEFNIQTTQCDNCIIGFMFCLQQVACIFSIVAMIVGSEEISEASQLLSCLAEMVYCTVCACMQTQHKVEMDKRDEKFGPQPVMAVPPVQQMSRIDQQIPPSVGYAHQPAYAYPPAQQAQGYPAPGYPPAQYPPPGYPPSGYSR comes from the exons ATGTCAAG ATATGTATGCTGCGCAGGTTATATGCCTTGCAGTGGAAGGTGTGGAGAAAGTAGATGTCCAGAATTTTGCCTGGCAACTGAG GTTGTTCTCTGCTTTGGAAATTCTGTGGCCTCAACACGCTTTTTGTTGCAAGACGAGTTCAACATACAAACTACACAATGTGATAATTGCATCATT GGTTTTATGTTCTGCCTACAGCAAGTTGCGTGCATTTTCTCCATAGTTGCAATGATTGTTGGAAGTGAAGAAATTTCTGAGGCTTCTCAATTGTTGTCTTGTTTGGCTGAGATGGTCTACTGCAC GGTGTGTGCATGCATGCAG ACGCAACACAAGGTTGAAATGGACAAAAGAGATGAGAAGTTTGGGCCTCAGCCAGTGATGGCAGTTCCTCCTGTTCAGCAAATGTCTCGAATCGATCAGCAAATTCCTCCCTCGGTTGGATATGCACATCAACCAGCTTATGCTTACCCTCCTGCTCAACAGGCTCAAGGTTATCCAGCTCCAGGGTATCCTCCAGCTCAATATCCGCCCCCTGGTTATCCACCCTCTGGCTATTCCAGgtga